aaaaataaaatatagcaAATATTTCAGTAAGATTGAATGAAATAAAGTTTTTGTCGCATTGATCAAAATtacatctaaaaaaattttgatttaagcTTTATCGTTTAAATACccgataataattttttttattagagtaACTGGCTAATAAATAAACGTGTTTGGTCAAtactaattgaaaattaacttttgaagttttaaacaataattttaatttttctgtttaGCGTATGATGGTACACcaaaacttatttttcatcgaaacatttattttaacatgaaaataattaattttacttataaaaatacattacaTGCTTATTAAACATTTAAGAAAGTTACTATGTGACGGGttgaaataatcaattttttttgcataaatttttatgcatTTCTAAACATATAGTTATGTTTGTAAAGTAATTTTCCAATATTTGAAATAATCGGAGCAGTTAATAGGCCAGCGACTTGGAACAATTAGCTGAGTACTTGAAATTTGGATGcttttttctcaaatttttacaaaaaacaaaaatgtaaaaatcacTAAGAATAAGGTAGACCAAggatcaaaataaataataatgatagtatacatattttaatattcatatcaagtactgtaaatatatattgtgTAATGTATACTATGTAGCGTTACAAATAAACGATTATCTTTCTTAATTGACTTACAGCCCGATGAAACTCGTGAGTAATCCCAGAAGTAAGTCGAGTAGTTTCTACTGATTACAATCCACCCTCAGTGAGATTCGTAATCCAACTGACTGGAGAATGTGCTgaaccttttttattttcattttttttgttaatccaGGTCCCATATTTTCTCTTTTCTCGAcctcttctttttcttctgcAAAGTGGGAAACAGGGGCTTTCAAGTGAGTAAGGAAAAGGCAGATACAAAATGAGCTTTCGTGACAGTGCTCTTGTAGTCTGGAATAGTTGTGACCAGCCGACCGCAAATTTCTTGATTAAACgtaagaaaaaagttatacGAGACATTTGAGCTTTTGGTGCTTTAGCCACAGGATATACGACATTGTTTACCTCTCAAcctttttactttatttcattaatttatttatttattgttttatcaaaTCTCTCATACAAACTCTaggtgaataaaatttttctacgaGAATTTCGCAAGTCATTTAGATGTCGGCAAAATGAGTAGCCAATTTTCGAAACGTTTGTTATAAAGAAAAGTGTAATAGAAGAGGAATTAGAACATGTCATCCCAGGTATTGCAAGTGAATAACGAAGCAAGTGGTGATATGATGACATGGACTTTAAAACGAGAACAGTATCGCTTTGCCTACGAAGGGTGACATCTAGAGCTGGTTCTGCTACAGTTACTATTGTATAAGCTtctattactattactgttactattactattactctTTTAGTATCGCTTATGGGTTGGTGAGAGGGTTGCAGAATGCTGAAGTCAGAAAGGGATTGGGTTCGCGGTAATCGTAGATGACGGGAGCATGAAACAATGCACCTGGCATTCGCTCTGAATATTTGGGGCGTGCGGAGCAGAGGGTACTACGGGCTTAATTCTAAGGGAGTCACATCGATGTCAAGGCTCGATGTGATCTATGGCAAGACTCGGGAATTGCCACGTGTCAGAccattatcttttttttttattttctcaaccctctggaaaattttattacccATCGATTCACAAAATTATTACACTTAATTTCGTAAATTCTTCTTTTGAGAATAAGTacatacataataaaaatgataataacattatttaaaatcaattttactttcataatcaattatttatttacaatttactaTAGtggtttatatttattaaacatggttatttttaaattatatttcatttaattgtAATGTTTTAatcaaacatttattttaaataatcagtcgtgtaaaattaatttgaaatatacCCCGCTTAgcgtaatatttattatcacaaaattaaaaatatatttattacatatatgtgtatattatataaatctattttatCAACAGTTGATACTGATGACAAGCcagtaaactgtaaaaatttacTAGTTTTCTACTGGCATAACACTTTGAGATAAACCAAAAACTGTGTTATCAACAGTTAAACGATtcgaaatataatttttttttattgatgaattttttttctaacgaaaaaaaatcttaaaaatttaatgttaatatttttgcaaagacaattatttataaaaattttaatacttccgggaaaatttagtgtttaatttaaaaaaaattcaattagaaCCTTTATTATAACTACAGCGTCAACAGCATAATGACAAATCCTTTACTTCATATCAATATATCTTTCACATCCTGGTTCTCTCCCATTTATGAAAGTATCAAAAATATCCTTTCTAGCACTCATCCCCCAACAGACAACAAAAAACAATACATTatctcatttttaaaattattaaaatcaataattatgataatttatataagATACATCTCATCTGTTTTAAAACAGATTTATATCTTCAACTAAACATCTCTTTTCAACTCCAAAagtatgattaaaataataataatgacattattaatgataattatagttataaatataattataataattattactgtaATATGTTCACTGATTTAAACTGGTAATGGTTTCCTGCTTAAACACTATTTTTCCAACTTTAAGTTGTAAAactaagttaattaaatttataaatatgataCAATCGGTAGTAAGCAATAGAgcgttaatttaataataataacaataataatattaattacaacaattaataattataggtacatatacatataagaTAATTCAACAGAGTAATGTTGAAGGGTATGGCGTTGtcccattattattattaaaaatcataaattcttaatttaattatatctgcccattgtttatttattttatttacttattttaccatgaatattttattcaagtcgagtcttgtatttatttatatttttagttttttattattattgttactattattattattagtatttaaatatttataatcaaaCGAACGCCACGTTTACGAATAGAAATCACCATCGCAGACTAGCGGCCACCCTTGACTAGttaaatatgtatttttttaaccccTCATCTCACTTTTCCTATCACTCCTTTTACAATTTATCAATTGGTCTTCAAGCTcaacatttaattttcattgctgttttttgtttgtttaccAATTActtaattcacttatttttttgagtttatttcgttttactttatttttaaatatatataattttaattatgtttaaattacttttaatttcgTCGACTGCAAATCAATCACCAGGATGTTCAGGACAGCTGCGATTTACTTGAAACCATTTATCAATGCagctgtaataaaaattttaatttaatatattaatataattctcttaatcaaatattttatcataaatatttatgcttaaataaaacttacttTTTGTGATATATACATAAACAAGGTAAGCGGGCTATCACATCACCTGGTTGTAAATCCTCCAGGCAAATAACACATTCTCCTTTCTCATCGGCTAATACATCctctgtaataattatattttcaattaattaaaatatcaaaatattaattatttattgtatctattactaatattttatattataattcaCTTTAGATAATCAGTAAAATGAAATGTTCAAGAactaaagataaatttaatattgggatattattattattatttaacatataAAATTATGGTAAGAAATCAAGAGGTCAAGCTATTCTACTCAGTAATTATCAACTTTTTATACgtatacatataaaatatgatTACAATAAAgctaaaatacatttatttacattaatgaaaatatttattttgctattaacttgtaaataatttttactattttaaacacacagaaatacaataaataaacacaAACAAACTTTTGAAACTAACAAAGTAAAAAGTGTTTTCagcttaattattaaaaatcaataatgcGATCTCACAATAAAATACTATGCACatagtgataataaaaaataatgatagtaatataaaaacaaatgatCAAAAAATATGTTACCGTTGTAGCTAAGACGTGGTTTTGTCAGGCACATCACCAAATGACATTCAATGTCATCTGGTAGAATAAATTTGGAGCAAACAGGGCATTTGAGAcctattaacaaaaaatacacagtaataaataaaataatattcagtATAAGTAAATATgattaagttaatttaaaataacattaataagtactacaaaaatatacaaattaaaaaaaaaaatacacatatatatgtatattaataCGCAGTAATCTAACCATAGATAACACGTCGCGCATGATGTGTAGGTACAACTTCAGTCTCAGATTCATTTAAACACGAGCTTACAATAACACCCATATCGTGATCACTACCAAGCCCTCGTGACCTAGCCTAACCTAATCACCACCATCCTAGTTTCGAAGAATTTtaaccattaaaaaaaatttaaacacgATACAACAAAATTAAAGACATTATCAaccaaaaataacaaaactatCATCAAGTGCACTACGTACGACAGTAGCCTTGATATTTAGATCGACAAACTATGTACACTCCAGCTTATATAcactatcaataaaatcacCTAAACGTGTGCCGGGCCGTTGCCGGCATCGATTGTATGGTTACCAGGCCAACCACCTCAGCAACACGCGCCAAAACAAATGCCGTTAAACACCCACGTATTtcctttactttttttctttgtactATACTATAGGTGTATATGTACATACAAGCATACACATCAaacataaaaacaaaaatatacaattttatatatctataggTATCTCTATGTCTATATCgtttatatgtataataatacaaaaaataaaaattaattaagcttCAGTCGAGTTGATTTACTTAATATCTACTTTAATGATTCTTTCCTCACTTTTATAAGTCATATACACTTATAcacgtaaataaataaatatctacgTATGTTTTCATTTATTGGTCAATTGTCATTGGTAGTTATTCGTTGTCATTGTCGTTGTAGTCGTCATTGACATTATCAACAGTGTAATGAATAACACtgcaaaaaacattttgttattACGTCGTATAATTGTTGCGTACATAACCTCATCATATGTCTACATGtatgaaaatttaacatatATGACTGTATACAAATTAATAGTTGATGTTAGATCTTAGATGATTTCATGAAACAATCACTAAACAACCGTTTACACTACTATACATTTAATTGGATAATATCATTTCTTCCAGAAAATGACTCGACAGTCTAGACGAGTGAATCAAAATGTTAATATCGAGTTAAACGTTCGAGAACTCATACCCTACTGTGCTATCTCTGTTTCTTGCATAcactatttatttacttatttatttatttatattcatttatcGATGTAGATGTCTATGTATTTATCTAcgtagaaaataaataaattagagatAATCTTATTTGTTTGAAATGACATTAGAGaagcattttatttttaaaaataataatggaaacctaaaaaataaaaaataataaaattgaagtaAAAGGGATAGTTTTAAATTACCATTGAAAGACCAGATGTGTGAAGGCAAGCTGTGGGTGGCATAAACTCTACCACTGTCCTCATCACCGTCGTCAGAATCAAGATTACCTAATCCAAGCGCTTGTCCAACATTCAAACCAACAGTGTTTGCCAGGTTAGCTGCCTGCTCCCCCGACAAATCTGGCACTGAACTCAAAGATCTAGCTCGTTGTCGATTGTCACCAGCAACTCGAGACGATTGTGTTTGATTATTCTGTTGATTATGATGCTGCAGTAAGCTAACACCGCCAGGTAGAGAACGTAATATTGAAAAACCCTGCATTGTCGTAGCGGTTGAATCATTTGTTGCTGTTGAACCGGTGGAAGACTGTCCATTCCCACCCGTAGCCTGTGCTACGGTACTTGTTTTTGCTCccataacaatttatttattttatgattttatactaCACTTTAACACGttattacatttaatttatttaagtcattTATTCAATTGCAGTCACTTcactagtttttttatttatatttataaatactcgTTCTCCgtattgtattttaatttacttttttttgtgtgtaaAAAAAGTCGATTGGTTTCGTCAGTTTGTGACCCTACTGCTTCTTCAATCTCTATTGGTGGTTACACACACTGACAAAAACACTTCTTCAAGAATTAAATATTagtctatttaaaaaaaaaaaaaaaataaaagtaaaataattaaaaaaaaaaaaaaaaatacaaaagtctcgtataaaaatttactaacaaaattaattgattgccAGATAATGGATAATATTAGAACACGTTGCACTCACTACTTTAGgccaaaatttaatatatttttgccacAACAAGCAAGTCATTTCGggataaaatacaatattcTCGGCCTAATGGGTTCATCACGAAACAACAATCACACCGACATCTTGCACGGTATATAGTTTTCACTATATTCTACTAGAATTATCTCTAGagtattgataaattttgttggTTCCTATATGGTGGCACCACTAGTCacttttgaataatattttcgcATACTACCAACTACTTGTTtcatacaatttaaatttatgataatttgctTTTACTCATTTCAATTTATGCGAATTGCTAtcattctgttttttttttttttttctacttcaCTTTCAAGCAaacaattgattaaaattaaacggTGAAGATTTaatgtagataaatatattgaaaatgattGACAAAGGTCAATAATACATTATTTCATTACTCGTGACTCATgacgtaaaaaatattaattttaatgtagtCGCATGATatgacaatattttttatccagacttattaatgaattatagtttagtaatttttaaattatgtgaTAATATGATTGattgagaataaaaattataagaattcaagtttttttactacaatatttatgaaaactaCGATTAAacatgttgaaaaaaaatatattttatataatgcataaattaaaagtatatgtttgaaaatttttaattctcactcttaatttattaaaattaatatttgcagaaaatttgaaatattaagtTTTCTAGTACGTTTTATTCTgataggtaaaaaaaaaactcatatcctgttgaattaattttttaattatattttatgtattaataataattatttacaaatacaatatcatatatacaaccatttattacaaaaatatttaccgaGTTTATACAAAGGCGATTAATCATTTACAATAtttagtttatatttatttttcgttttttcgtTGGTGGTAAATTATAgtgattaatgattaaaaataattattagtcaTTGTGATGATGGCACATggaataaaatatacattagtacgaattatttttcacataaattataaagatcAGCCTTGGAATCAGGACTCACAGAGCTCCAATTAGTTTGATaacattgttttaaattattaatataataattattattgttattaccactactatttattttattgcgtAACTGACCTTTATTAATGATGCAAAAATCATTAATAGAGTAATACTGTGTTACAAGTTCATCGatccatttatttaaatccagTCCAATTCTCTCgtcaatttcattattttttaaatgataattattattgttttcatcatttttattactattatacaGTAACCCCGCGTTTTTTATAATGTCTAACCATTTACGGTTTGTTTCACGTGGTAAGCGTTGATCagatttattactattattactatttacaaACCCGTTATGAATTTCACGagctttttttaatgttatctTACGATTCTTCCAAAACTCAAGTGGCgttacaaaaaatgttaactgAGCAGCTAATACTGTATCAGTAACTAATAAAACATTCCATTTACCGATAGCTAATGGTTCATCTAGCTGCGATTTAACAGAACCAATCAATGATGATTCTTCAATTTGCAAATAACTAACATCAACCAAAGTTCCACTGGGATTAATCCATAGTGCTGTTAAATTTCTCGGAGTCACTAGAGATAAGTCAAATTCATACGCTAAAATAGGATTAGATACTGGGCCAATACCACCCACGAAATTCCTAAATGTTTGCTCTTTTTGATCGTAATCTGTATTAACTGATAACCAATTAATGCGCCCTGTCCAAGCTTTATTAACAGTATAATTACGTTTTAATGTAACTAACGCTTCGATACGTtctggaaaattattattactattagaataataattattatgaatattaatattgttactGCTAATACCACTATGACTACGACTCATATtgctataattattattaattgataaattagcTGTCTCAGTAGCTGTAATTGGATTTACAGCTTCGGCTAATATTAAAATagcattaaatttattatctttgAAATACGCAGTTGTTTCTAAAAGACGAAtattagtataattaatagaaaatttagcGTAAGTTAGTCTTGCAAGTGAGTTTGAAATGGTTAGCAAGGTATCATCACACGTTGGACTTAAATCTGCCTGATGATACAAATTTTGCCAGTACATATCATAACCCTTCTTTGATTTACtgtcattatatttttctggATAAAGCCACTGTTCGACTTTATCAATAATGCGTTGATCAATAACTGGCTCAAATTTACGggcaaaatataaattacggTCTTCAGTGTTGCGTATACGATTAAAGTCATCATACTTAAAATCATTGGGACTACAACCACACCAATCGACAATAGCTTTGTACTGGCACTTACATCCTAATTTACGCTTCCAATTAGTAAcgtgtaaattattatcaacgtAAGTATCACAGAATTTAGAATTTCTGAGGACAGTATGAAAGAATGATTCAGCAGGCAGTAGCGTGTATTGAAACACTTTTAATAATCCAGCGACAAGATCATCAGGCTTTGGCCTAGCAACATACTCAACAAAATCACGGCTCAGTGCTACCCAATCACTACCACCGTCAATTTGTATACCTTTAGGTAATTTCCTATCACCCAATCTCCACATTCGCGCTTCACATTCAACAAATGTCTTATCGAGACCTTGTTTTGATATAAATCGTTGAACTTCTCTACCATgtgatttaacaaaattatatcCTCTATTCCACGTTAGAAAATCTACTAATTGTCTATTACTTTTGATTGGAAAATCAGATTCTgataaatttaccaaaaaatccCAATGGGGTGAGTGTTGTAACATTTGTTGGGCTGATGTCAACAGTGTTGTTAATAGACTAGCACCACCCCATATACTAGCATGACGTAAATTTAATCCTCTTGCTACCTTGATGTTTTTATTTCGACATACTTTTTCCACTTTCAACATTTCACGATACATATAATCTTGTCTCTGAAATCAAACAaacaaatttcattaaattatctattagaAAATGCTATCTGAAAGactaatcaaaaatatttagtagctTAACATTATTCTGTACATTAAAATCGCAGATCTAGAATAACagttatttttagtaattctTGATTATAAACTCCAAGAAAACACAATGAGGTCTGACGCGATTGTGCCCGGGCTCgaatacaaatttaaatctttaatCTTAATAGTCAATTGCTTTTATTAAACTAGAgttatttaaagtattttattttggattttttgataagtgctaataataataaaaatatcttgaaTACTTACTGCATCAACATGAATATAGTAAAAATGTGATGGATCATagagtattttaattaaacgttTAACTTGTCGACTAGCTCGTccattaactgttaataaaaaagctattCTTGCTGGTTTTTCGATACCAGTTTTGATACTTGAATTTCTGGCTTCCTGAACCTTGAATTCTGTaataaaacatgaaaaatcatttaaaaaattaaaaaactaaataattattaaacaaaaaaaaaatttaatttgaataaaaaacaaaagtacTTACTTTGAATACCCGTACGATAAACATTCATAGCTAAATAACCACCACAGGACTGTTTAGGATCTCCTGAACATTTCAAGTTACAGCTAGAGTCCGGTAGGCGCTTCATAAACGATGGCTCATCAACACCACAAAAACACTCCGTtctaaataacaaaataatttttatcgttattaaaatatattgtttacaaaactttttttcaataagattAAAACAGAGTAATAAATACATACGAATATTCAGTTCCTGCATAAGGATAACCAGATTGTAAACACAAGAAGGCacaattctctggtgaattatttgtttttaaagcGATATAGTAATCTGATAAAatccttaaaattttgtcatctTTAAAACACCCTAAGTTTTTAGGAGTTCTGATGAAACCTAAGGAATGTGGACACGATGAAAATAGTCGATCAGGATAAAGTTCACCCTGTTGACTCAAACATGACACATTGacaattatttctttacatgTTTGACTACGTGCTCGAGTGACAGCACTTATTGCTTCACGTCCTATCACATCACAACTTGGTACAAAGCTCAGTGACTCTCTATCTAATTTAATTGCTTTAACTGTACGATTTTGTATTAATGGtattttattgttactattatgattgttattattattattaccattaaTGACATGTTTATCGGGtggtaattttaattgtttatattgttgtGGTAACCCATCACTCCTGTCAATCTTCGCAGAGTTAaccttcaataaaaaaaaaaataatattgttgttagtGTAAGAAACAATccatattttttcactttaaaccaatcataattttttttttgtttattattaacgATGAGAGTAAAATAAGTACAAGGTTAACTAAAAAAAGATTCATTATTTACCTCATCAAATGAGCGAACTGACGTGTGATCTTGATTTTGTAACTTAAAAAAGGAATATGCAAGATATATTTGTACACACATTATCGTACcgacaataataaaaaatattcgataTTTTCTCAGACAATTTGACGATCGGCCTTCCAGCAGCCCTCTCGCTGCCATTTTGGGTGAACGTACCATACTTCATTAGGGCTTCATGTTCAATAATACGGCTGTGATAATACTTGATCATCATCTCTCGCGAGCACTTACAAGTATAATAAAGAGAGATgagaatttttattgcttttatAGTTACTGCTGCCACTGCTGCTGCTCACAACTATCGCTCATGCTTTTAAACACGGCTATTGTACATGTGTACATACAAATACAAATTTCATGCTCCGATTGGGGATTTAGGATTTAGGGTAAaggtgatttttcataaactcaAAATAGACGCGATTTTCAAACTATTTCATATCATATAATTTTGCTAAATTTCAACGCCGTAGAATCCCTCCAGTTTTCCATCTAGGGTCCCGTAAATTAATAGGCTAATAAgttttcactattttttaaatcaaccaataaaattttccgatcaaaataaacaattaaaaatgatgaaaattttatatttttaatttttaatcgagatttcttggaaaaaaaatttaatattgtaaaaacaaaaatattttgttttatatttcattatctacgtttatttacaattaatattagGCCACAATAGAacccttaaaaaataaaaaaaaaaaaaaaaacatatttgaatttaacaaaaggcaaaaattttaattaatacaatcatactaaaaatagtacacttcaactttttttttaaattacaaccggtttttgacaatatttcaattacaaacaaataaaataatttatcatcaatTGCATAAGTACAACTGTTAATCATGTaactatcattattattataaccagtaattaattaacaatttaaaaatctacCTAGAACATTTCTtgataaattcataacaaaattaaaaaaaaaactatacagctaaattgtaaatattttaacattctaattacatatatataaattttttttagtgacattgataataatataatcttgaaaaatattatttattttttttaccgatAAAATCAAGAAATAGGCGACGTTATTGATGACAAATATTTCCAGAtaatgtcataaaatattattttagtaatCTTTGGCTAGTTTTTTCGCTCttatattcataattttaaaataaactgaTGGAAATAAGCTCCTTATTACacaaacaaatttatataaaataggaGCTGTCATAAATTCGTTTTGTTCTCGCAAAACTGCTAACAATATTTCGTTAGCAACGTATTTAGGTTCGTAGCCTTCTTCAGTTGATTTGTCCATTTTACCATAGCATTTACCGCCTTCTGTGACTGCGTTGAGGGATATAGCCGTTTTGATGTACGCTGGACTTGCAACAGTTACTTTGATGCAATCCTTATTTAACTCAGCTCTAGCAGAATCACACCAGGCTTGAAGAGCATGTTTCGAAGCTCCATAAGCTGACCGGTAAGGAATACTGATTTTTCCTTGTACACTACTTACACAGACAATGTGTCCAAACCTTTGCTTTATCATCGAGGGAATGACAGCTTTCGCTAGAGCGATTTgagcaaaataatttatcatcatTACTTTCATGTCTACGTCGATCGT
This sequence is a window from Cotesia glomerata isolate CgM1 unplaced genomic scaffold, MPM_Cglom_v2.3 scaffold_25, whole genome shotgun sequence. Protein-coding genes within it:
- the LOC123274175 gene encoding xylosyltransferase oxt isoform X2, translated to MVRSPKMAARGLLEGRSSNCLRKYRIFFIIVGTIMCVQIYLAYSFFKLQNQDHTSVRSFDEVNSAKIDRSDGLPQQYKQLKLPPDKHVINVKAIKLDRESLSFVPSCDVIGREAISAVTRARSQTCKEIIVNVSCLSQQGELYPDRLFSSCPHSLGFIRTPKNLGCFKDDKILRILSDYYIALKTNNSPENCAFLCLQSGYPYAGTEYSTECFCGVDEPSFMKRLPDSSCNLKCSGDPKQSCGGYLAMNVYRTGIQKFKVQEARNSSIKTGIEKPARIAFLLTVNGRASRQVKRLIKILYDPSHFYYIHVDARQDYMYREMLKVEKVCRNKNIKVARGLNLRHASIWGGASLLTTLLTSAQQMLQHSPHWDFLVNLSESDFPIKSNRQLVDFLTWNRGYNFVKSHGREVQRFISKQGLDKTFVECEARMWRLGDRKLPKGIQIDGGSDWVALSRDFVEYVARPKPDDLVAGLLKVFQYTLLPAESFFHTVLRNSKFCDTYVDNNLHVTNWKRKLGCKCQYKAIVDWCGCSPNDFKYDDFNRIRNTEDRNLYFARKFEPVIDQRIIDKVEQWLYPEKYNDSKSKKGYDMYWQNLYHQADLSPTCDDTLLTISNSLARLTYAKFSINYTNIRLLETTAYFKDNKFNAILILAEAVNPITATETANLSINNNYSNMSRSHSGISSNNINIHNNYYSNSNNNFPERIEALVTLKRNYTVNKAWTGRINWLSVNTDYDQKEQTFRNFVGGIGPVSNPILAYEFDLSLVTPRNLTALWINPSGTLVDVSYLQIEESSLIGSVKSQLDEPLAIGKWNVLLVTDTVLAAQLTFFVTPLEFWKNRKITLKKAREIHNGFVNSNNSNKSDQRLPRETNRKWLDIIKNAGLLYNSNKNDENNNNYHLKNNEIDERIGLDLNKWIDELVTQYYSINDFCIINKGQLRNKINSSGNNNNNYYINNLKQCYQTNWSSVSPDSKADLYNLCEK
- the LOC123274175 gene encoding xylosyltransferase oxt isoform X1, with the protein product MVRSPKMAARGLLEGRSSNCLRKYRIFFIIVGTIMCVQIYLAYSFFKLQNQDHTSVRSFDEVNSAKIDRSDGLPQQYKQLKLPPDKHVINGNNNNNNHNSNNKIPLIQNRTVKAIKLDRESLSFVPSCDVIGREAISAVTRARSQTCKEIIVNVSCLSQQGELYPDRLFSSCPHSLGFIRTPKNLGCFKDDKILRILSDYYIALKTNNSPENCAFLCLQSGYPYAGTEYSTECFCGVDEPSFMKRLPDSSCNLKCSGDPKQSCGGYLAMNVYRTGIQKFKVQEARNSSIKTGIEKPARIAFLLTVNGRASRQVKRLIKILYDPSHFYYIHVDARQDYMYREMLKVEKVCRNKNIKVARGLNLRHASIWGGASLLTTLLTSAQQMLQHSPHWDFLVNLSESDFPIKSNRQLVDFLTWNRGYNFVKSHGREVQRFISKQGLDKTFVECEARMWRLGDRKLPKGIQIDGGSDWVALSRDFVEYVARPKPDDLVAGLLKVFQYTLLPAESFFHTVLRNSKFCDTYVDNNLHVTNWKRKLGCKCQYKAIVDWCGCSPNDFKYDDFNRIRNTEDRNLYFARKFEPVIDQRIIDKVEQWLYPEKYNDSKSKKGYDMYWQNLYHQADLSPTCDDTLLTISNSLARLTYAKFSINYTNIRLLETTAYFKDNKFNAILILAEAVNPITATETANLSINNNYSNMSRSHSGISSNNINIHNNYYSNSNNNFPERIEALVTLKRNYTVNKAWTGRINWLSVNTDYDQKEQTFRNFVGGIGPVSNPILAYEFDLSLVTPRNLTALWINPSGTLVDVSYLQIEESSLIGSVKSQLDEPLAIGKWNVLLVTDTVLAAQLTFFVTPLEFWKNRKITLKKAREIHNGFVNSNNSNKSDQRLPRETNRKWLDIIKNAGLLYNSNKNDENNNNYHLKNNEIDERIGLDLNKWIDELVTQYYSINDFCIINKGQLRNKINSSGNNNNNYYINNLKQCYQTNWSSVSPDSKADLYNLCEK
- the LOC123274175 gene encoding xylosyltransferase oxt isoform X3, whose translation is MVRSPKMAARGLLEGRSSNCLRKYRIFFIIVGTIMCVQIYLAYSFFKLQNQDHTSVRSFDEVNSAKIDRSDGLPQQYKQLKLPPDKHVINDRESLSFVPSCDVIGREAISAVTRARSQTCKEIIVNVSCLSQQGELYPDRLFSSCPHSLGFIRTPKNLGCFKDDKILRILSDYYIALKTNNSPENCAFLCLQSGYPYAGTEYSTECFCGVDEPSFMKRLPDSSCNLKCSGDPKQSCGGYLAMNVYRTGIQKFKVQEARNSSIKTGIEKPARIAFLLTVNGRASRQVKRLIKILYDPSHFYYIHVDARQDYMYREMLKVEKVCRNKNIKVARGLNLRHASIWGGASLLTTLLTSAQQMLQHSPHWDFLVNLSESDFPIKSNRQLVDFLTWNRGYNFVKSHGREVQRFISKQGLDKTFVECEARMWRLGDRKLPKGIQIDGGSDWVALSRDFVEYVARPKPDDLVAGLLKVFQYTLLPAESFFHTVLRNSKFCDTYVDNNLHVTNWKRKLGCKCQYKAIVDWCGCSPNDFKYDDFNRIRNTEDRNLYFARKFEPVIDQRIIDKVEQWLYPEKYNDSKSKKGYDMYWQNLYHQADLSPTCDDTLLTISNSLARLTYAKFSINYTNIRLLETTAYFKDNKFNAILILAEAVNPITATETANLSINNNYSNMSRSHSGISSNNINIHNNYYSNSNNNFPERIEALVTLKRNYTVNKAWTGRINWLSVNTDYDQKEQTFRNFVGGIGPVSNPILAYEFDLSLVTPRNLTALWINPSGTLVDVSYLQIEESSLIGSVKSQLDEPLAIGKWNVLLVTDTVLAAQLTFFVTPLEFWKNRKITLKKAREIHNGFVNSNNSNKSDQRLPRETNRKWLDIIKNAGLLYNSNKNDENNNNYHLKNNEIDERIGLDLNKWIDELVTQYYSINDFCIINKGQLRNKINSSGNNNNNYYINNLKQCYQTNWSSVSPDSKADLYNLCEK